One window from the genome of Thalassospira xiamenensis M-5 = DSM 17429 encodes:
- a CDS encoding tripartite tricarboxylate transporter TctB family protein — protein MTPNRDFYTGLIATAFFAFVLFVLIPIYVKVPSFIPGFAPPPDMWPRVITVVGLVMGILAILFAIPKMRAAANDGVMTIGATMHRNRKLIVRFAGVLIGFAAFAYAMPEIGFVPATILLLAYLFLMTGNYSRKIWMIGLTIVFPILLYLVFTEVTHTPFPEGHLFSALAADFVTLI, from the coding sequence ATGACTCCCAATCGCGATTTTTATACCGGACTGATCGCAACGGCATTCTTTGCCTTTGTCCTGTTCGTCCTGATCCCGATCTATGTGAAGGTTCCGTCTTTCATTCCCGGATTTGCCCCGCCACCTGATATGTGGCCACGTGTTATTACCGTGGTCGGGCTGGTTATGGGCATCCTTGCCATTCTTTTTGCCATTCCAAAGATGCGGGCGGCCGCGAACGACGGTGTCATGACAATTGGCGCAACAATGCACCGAAATCGTAAACTGATTGTGCGTTTTGCCGGAGTCCTGATCGGCTTTGCCGCATTCGCCTATGCGATGCCGGAAATCGGTTTTGTCCCCGCGACCATTCTGCTTCTGGCCTATCTTTTCCTGATGACCGGCAATTACAGCCGCAAAATCTGGATGATCGGACTGACCATCGTTTTTCCGATCCTGCTTTATCTTGTTTTCACCGAAGTCACCCACACGCCTTTCCCCGAAGGCCATCTGTTTTCGGCATTAGCGGCCGATTTCGTGACCCTGATCTGA
- a CDS encoding Bug family tripartite tricarboxylate transporter substrate binding protein, giving the protein MFRQLKKAATFAAAVLATTTLVSTAQAADYPEKAITLVVPYGAGGASDLAGRALAETARNYTNEQPVVVVNKTGNGGMNGARYVTEQKPDGYTLLLSRVGMALYPAVYTDSPVAWDDYTFLGILESTPMILAVNANSDIKTVDELLAKIKSSNGATTYAASGPTAIDGFTVQALLADADLDPLSASTLVPYKGGSALAAALLGGHVDFLAIAAGSLMPHIEAGKMRALMVYAPKRMDALPDVPTAKELGYNLAGQVDGWSALFAPKDLPEDVVAKWKDILSNVATNDQWLDLAKKRGSVSVVGDQDPAAFVKSQYELYNGMAKKFGYIQ; this is encoded by the coding sequence ATGTTTCGACAGCTCAAAAAGGCCGCGACTTTTGCGGCTGCAGTTCTTGCAACCACAACACTGGTTTCGACCGCACAGGCCGCTGACTATCCAGAAAAAGCCATCACCCTTGTCGTGCCTTATGGCGCAGGTGGCGCATCGGATCTTGCCGGTCGTGCCCTGGCTGAAACCGCGCGCAATTACACCAACGAACAGCCGGTCGTGGTTGTGAACAAAACCGGCAATGGTGGCATGAATGGTGCCCGTTACGTCACCGAACAGAAGCCGGATGGTTACACCCTGCTGCTGTCACGCGTTGGCATGGCGCTTTACCCGGCCGTTTACACCGACAGCCCGGTTGCCTGGGATGATTACACCTTCCTTGGCATTCTTGAATCAACCCCGATGATCCTTGCAGTCAATGCAAACTCGGACATCAAAACCGTTGATGAGCTGCTTGCCAAAATCAAATCAAGCAATGGCGCGACCACCTATGCTGCATCCGGCCCCACCGCGATTGACGGCTTTACGGTTCAGGCCCTTCTGGCCGATGCCGATCTGGATCCGCTGTCTGCTTCCACCCTCGTGCCATACAAAGGCGGCAGCGCCCTTGCCGCAGCTCTTCTTGGCGGTCACGTCGACTTCCTGGCTATTGCGGCCGGTTCGCTGATGCCTCACATCGAAGCTGGCAAAATGCGTGCACTGATGGTTTACGCTCCGAAACGCATGGATGCCCTTCCTGACGTTCCAACTGCCAAGGAACTTGGTTACAATCTTGCCGGACAGGTTGACGGCTGGAGCGCATTGTTCGCCCCGAAAGATCTGCCGGAAGACGTTGTTGCAAAATGGAAAGACATCCTTTCGAACGTTGCAACCAACGACCAGTGGCTTGATCTTGCCAAGAAACGCGGCTCTGTCTCCGTCGTTGGTGACCAGGACCCGGCTGCCTTCGTCAAGAGCCAGTACGAGCTCTATAACGGCATGGCCAAGAAATTCGGTTACATTCAGTAA
- a CDS encoding LysR family transcriptional regulator — MNLRELESFNAFMTYGSVTKAAQAMNISQPMVSRLLNSFEKSVGFALFNRKRNQLSPTTEALQFHTTVLRSLNSLREIETQARAIANEQLGSIRIAAQPIYVDTYLLDVVAKFKCAHPNVAVSITDTGLEGMLDMVTTRQCDLGIGITLDLQDPNMEVMPLAQCRAVCLMPRNHRLAGFETIDIDLLRGESFVELSIGSPLRTKIDYIFQIAGWPRKIAVEARTIRTISRLVERNVGIAVIDPFATLLVDEEKVVARPLTPAIEWDVALFRSSGELSAVERRFLSFLRAELPNLRNAGCVL, encoded by the coding sequence ATGAATTTGCGAGAACTTGAAAGCTTCAACGCCTTTATGACCTACGGTTCCGTCACCAAGGCGGCACAGGCAATGAATATCAGTCAGCCTATGGTCAGTCGGTTGTTAAACAGTTTTGAAAAATCTGTCGGGTTTGCGTTGTTCAACCGCAAACGAAACCAGCTTTCGCCAACGACCGAGGCATTGCAGTTTCACACAACGGTTCTGCGGTCGCTTAATTCTCTGCGTGAAATCGAAACACAGGCCCGCGCGATTGCCAACGAGCAGCTTGGCAGCATCCGGATCGCGGCCCAGCCGATCTATGTTGATACCTATCTTCTTGATGTGGTTGCAAAGTTCAAGTGTGCTCACCCCAATGTTGCCGTCAGTATTACCGATACCGGTCTTGAAGGCATGCTGGATATGGTCACGACCCGGCAATGTGATTTGGGAATCGGCATCACGCTTGATCTTCAGGATCCCAATATGGAAGTCATGCCGCTTGCGCAATGTCGTGCGGTGTGCCTGATGCCGCGCAATCACCGGCTGGCCGGATTTGAAACCATTGATATCGATCTTTTGCGCGGTGAAAGCTTTGTCGAACTTTCGATCGGATCGCCGCTTCGCACCAAGATTGATTACATTTTCCAGATCGCAGGCTGGCCGCGCAAGATCGCGGTCGAAGCCCGCACCATCCGAACCATTTCCCGACTGGTTGAACGCAATGTCGGCATCGCGGTGATTGATCCCTTCGCAACCCTTCTGGTGGACGAGGAAAAGGTCGTCGCCCGCCCCCTGACCCCGGCAATCGAATGGGACGTCGCCCTGTTCCGGTCATCGGGGGAACTCAGCGCGGTTGAACGCCGGTTTTTGTCTTTCCTGCGGGCGGAATTGCCTAATCTGCGCAATGCAGGCTGTGTGCTGTAA
- a CDS encoding LysE family translocator: MLIPVETLLIFIPTALALNMTPGNDMLFCLGQGIKSGPRAGLAASFGIATGAMIHTLLAGLGLAAMVAAHPVALEILRWAGIGYLVWLAIQSFRDRGDVLKPTKTAPATAMKAWGDGIVVNLLNPKIIVFVLAFIPQFVDPGRGSVLAQFLILGVILNIGGTIINCLVGGFAGKLGQFLSRSARLARAFQIFTGCVFLALAARLAFDRRA; encoded by the coding sequence ATGCTGATCCCTGTTGAAACCCTGCTGATTTTCATCCCGACGGCGCTGGCGCTGAACATGACGCCGGGCAACGACATGCTGTTTTGTCTGGGGCAGGGGATCAAATCCGGGCCGCGTGCCGGTTTAGCCGCCAGCTTCGGGATTGCGACGGGGGCCATGATCCATACGCTTCTTGCCGGCTTGGGACTGGCTGCCATGGTGGCCGCCCATCCGGTTGCGCTGGAAATTCTGCGATGGGCGGGGATTGGCTATCTGGTATGGCTGGCCATTCAGTCCTTCCGGGATCGCGGGGACGTTCTGAAACCAACGAAAACCGCACCGGCTACCGCGATGAAAGCCTGGGGCGACGGGATCGTCGTCAATCTGCTCAATCCCAAGATCATTGTGTTCGTTCTCGCCTTCATTCCCCAATTCGTCGATCCGGGACGCGGATCGGTGCTGGCGCAGTTTCTGATCCTTGGCGTAATCCTGAATATCGGCGGCACGATCATCAATTGTCTGGTGGGCGGTTTTGCAGGAAAACTTGGTCAGTTCCTATCGCGTTCGGCCCGCCTGGCACGCGCGTTTCAGATTTTCACCGGTTGCGTATTTCTGGCACTGGCTGCACGCCTTGCCTTTGACCGGCGCGCATAG
- a CDS encoding M48 family metallopeptidase, with protein sequence MLRNIEETEIDLPQIGPLPVRLRPSARATRLKLRIDPAFDGVEIVVPNGISRKTAISMLYQHGDWVTAHMSRLPERVQFVPGAWVPFMGNEHAIRTMPDAKRGVWAEAGVIWVSGLPEHTNRRVSDWLKKQAKLEIAPRAHAYAERIGKKVNRISLKDTRTRWGSCSSGGNLSFSWRLVLAPEDVLDYVVAHEVAHLQELNHSARFWAVVEDLYGPSKKQQHWLKKNGSALHRYGAGS encoded by the coding sequence ATGCTGCGAAATATCGAAGAAACCGAAATTGATCTGCCGCAAATCGGCCCCTTGCCGGTCCGGTTGCGGCCAAGCGCGCGTGCGACGCGACTCAAATTGCGGATCGATCCGGCCTTTGACGGTGTTGAAATCGTCGTTCCGAACGGCATATCGCGCAAAACAGCGATCTCGATGCTGTATCAGCATGGCGACTGGGTCACCGCCCATATGAGCCGCCTGCCCGAACGTGTGCAGTTCGTTCCGGGGGCCTGGGTGCCGTTCATGGGCAACGAACATGCGATCCGCACGATGCCCGACGCCAAGCGCGGTGTTTGGGCCGAAGCAGGTGTCATCTGGGTTTCGGGACTTCCGGAGCATACCAATCGCCGGGTTTCCGACTGGCTGAAAAAGCAGGCAAAGCTTGAAATCGCGCCCCGTGCGCATGCCTATGCCGAACGGATCGGTAAGAAGGTCAATCGCATTTCGCTGAAAGATACGCGAACGCGCTGGGGCAGTTGCTCCTCCGGCGGTAATCTGTCCTTTAGCTGGCGACTCGTCCTCGCCCCTGAAGATGTGCTGGATTACGTGGTTGCCCACGAAGTCGCCCATCTTCAGGAACTGAACCATAGTGCGCGTTTCTGGGCTGTCGTCGAAGATCTTTATGGCCCATCAAAGAAACAGCAACACTGGTTAAAGAAGAACGGTTCAGCCCTGCATCGTTATGGCGCAGGCAGCTAA
- a CDS encoding argininosuccinate synthase, with the protein MSDQVKKVVLAYSGGLDTSIILKWLREEYNCEVVTFTADLGQGEELEPARKKAEMFGVKQIFIEDLREEFVRDYVFPMFRANALYEGVYLLGTSIARPLIAKRQIEIAEEVGADAVSHGATGKGNDQVRFELGYYALKPNVKVIAPWREWKLNSRTALLNFAREHQIPISADKLGGDEPPYSTDANLLHISYEGKALEDPWVKPNEQMFERTVSPQNAPDAITTIEIEFEQGNPVAVNGERMSPATLLTKLNDVAGKNGIGRLDLVENRYVGMKSRGVYETPGGTILSVAHRAMESITLDRNAGHLKDELMPRYAEMIYNGYWWSPERQALQRLIDETQKTVNGVVRLDLYKGNVTVTGRKSPNSIYSEEHVTFEADTVYNQRDAEGFIKLNALRLRLGFDRDGVK; encoded by the coding sequence ATGAGCGATCAGGTCAAAAAGGTGGTGCTTGCCTATTCAGGCGGGCTTGATACCTCCATCATCCTGAAATGGCTGCGCGAAGAATATAACTGCGAAGTCGTGACTTTCACCGCCGATCTCGGCCAGGGCGAGGAACTGGAACCCGCCCGCAAGAAAGCCGAGATGTTTGGCGTCAAACAGATTTTCATCGAAGATCTGCGCGAAGAATTCGTTCGCGACTATGTCTTCCCGATGTTCCGCGCGAACGCCCTTTATGAAGGTGTGTATCTGCTCGGTACCTCAATCGCGCGTCCGCTGATTGCCAAACGCCAGATTGAAATCGCCGAAGAAGTCGGTGCAGATGCCGTTTCCCACGGTGCCACCGGCAAGGGCAACGATCAGGTCCGTTTCGAGCTCGGCTATTATGCCCTTAAGCCGAATGTAAAAGTCATTGCGCCGTGGCGTGAATGGAAACTGAATTCGCGTACCGCCCTTCTTAACTTTGCCCGCGAACATCAGATTCCGATCTCGGCTGACAAGCTGGGCGGGGATGAGCCCCCATATTCAACCGATGCCAACCTTCTGCACATTTCCTATGAAGGCAAGGCGCTGGAAGATCCGTGGGTCAAGCCGAACGAACAGATGTTCGAACGGACCGTGTCGCCGCAAAACGCACCCGATGCGATCACCACGATTGAAATCGAGTTTGAACAGGGTAATCCGGTTGCCGTGAACGGTGAACGTATGAGCCCGGCGACCCTTCTGACCAAGCTGAACGACGTTGCGGGCAAAAACGGCATCGGTCGTCTTGATCTGGTCGAAAACCGTTATGTCGGCATGAAATCGCGCGGCGTTTACGAAACCCCGGGTGGCACGATCCTGTCGGTGGCGCACCGCGCAATGGAAAGCATTACGCTTGACCGTAATGCCGGTCACCTCAAGGACGAGCTGATGCCGCGTTACGCCGAGATGATCTATAATGGCTACTGGTGGTCGCCGGAACGTCAGGCCCTGCAGCGCCTGATCGACGAAACCCAGAAAACCGTCAACGGTGTTGTTCGTCTTGACCTTTACAAAGGCAACGTCACGGTTACCGGCCGCAAGTCGCCGAACTCGATCTACTCCGAAGAGCATGTCACCTTCGAAGCTGATACCGTTTACAACCAACGCGACGCAGAAGGCTTCATCAAGCTGAACGCTCTTCGCCTGCGTCTTGGTTTTGACCGCGACGGCGTGAAGTAA
- the truA gene encoding tRNA pseudouridine(38-40) synthase TruA, with product MQRYKCTVEYNGRPYHGWQFQEEVISVQQVFETALEKFIGQFVRVYVSGRTDAGVHAFGQVVHFDLPRTYPADAVMNAINHHLKPDPVAVIDCVEVGEDFHARFSSKKRYYMYRIVNRRAPLTIDAGLAWGIFKPLDIDAMNEAAAYLIGTHDFTTFRASECQAKSPIKTLEKLVVTRSEHDPLDIRVHTESRSFLHHQVRNMVGTLVLVGKGNWKPIDVKTALEACDRKAGGPTAPADGLYFVKVDY from the coding sequence ATGCAGCGCTATAAATGTACCGTCGAATATAATGGGCGTCCCTATCACGGGTGGCAGTTCCAGGAAGAGGTGATCTCGGTCCAGCAGGTTTTTGAAACCGCGCTGGAAAAGTTCATCGGTCAATTTGTGCGCGTATATGTATCTGGCCGTACCGATGCCGGGGTACATGCCTTTGGCCAAGTCGTGCATTTTGACCTGCCGCGCACCTATCCGGCGGATGCCGTGATGAATGCAATCAATCATCACCTCAAACCTGACCCGGTTGCCGTGATTGACTGCGTTGAAGTCGGTGAAGACTTTCACGCCCGGTTTTCATCCAAGAAACGGTACTACATGTATCGCATCGTCAATCGGCGTGCGCCGCTGACGATTGATGCCGGGCTTGCCTGGGGTATTTTCAAGCCGCTTGATATTGATGCGATGAACGAAGCTGCGGCCTATCTTATCGGCACGCATGACTTCACAACCTTCCGCGCAAGCGAATGCCAGGCCAAAAGCCCGATCAAAACACTGGAAAAGCTTGTCGTGACGCGCAGCGAGCATGACCCGCTTGATATTCGTGTGCATACCGAAAGCCGGTCATTCCTGCATCATCAGGTCCGTAATATGGTCGGTACTCTTGTTCTGGTCGGCAAGGGCAACTGGAAGCCGATTGACGTCAAAACAGCACTGGAAGCTTGCGATCGTAAGGCAGGCGGCCCGACCGCTCCGGCTGACGGGCTTTATTTCGTGAAGGTCGATTACTGA
- a CDS encoding methyl-accepting chemotaxis protein — protein sequence MSRSIVFKVALAALIILISGIFLLGVVIMQRIDQQVSDTSLQSQKLNLRVAALLLQDAYPDLKVTIGADGETTKLVMPEIPDLSSHSLIDRIGTATGQTATVFSWVPAEKDFVRVSTNIIKPDGQRAVGTMLGNGSAAYGPTTSGTTFRGEAVILGTAYITQYTPIFNPGGDVIGILYVGIAKAEVAEVATAIELRIAIAGIVVALIAGVLLVVLLRWQLGPLHVLGNTIARFVDRDFSGDVAYTMRKDEIGVIADGLVRWKETAGQIKEAEEARITAEKRNEDERVQQRNRLAKQLEESVGQIVSSVRQATEGMMRSTRQMRESADHSVRQSSHVSEAANESARSVQTVAAATEELSASITGIGSQVDESTSIAETAVTEASRANEMVSGLAEAAERIGEVVSLINDIAAQTNLLALNATIEAARAGEAGKGFAVVAQEVKNLANQTAKATDEIAQQIGAIQSETKLTVEAIEKVTQTIATINDITNGISSSVSEQNAAVGEIANSASTASRGSSEVVSNIEEIHQAASSSGAAANELDTNVGALSGQIETLHRTVSDFLKQLRAG from the coding sequence ATGTCCAGAAGTATTGTTTTCAAAGTTGCGTTGGCCGCTTTGATCATTTTGATCAGCGGTATTTTCCTGCTTGGTGTTGTGATCATGCAGCGCATTGATCAGCAGGTCAGTGATACCAGTCTGCAATCGCAAAAGCTCAACCTGCGTGTTGCCGCTCTTTTGTTGCAGGATGCCTATCCGGATTTGAAAGTTACCATCGGCGCCGATGGTGAAACGACCAAACTGGTTATGCCGGAAATTCCCGATCTTTCATCGCATAGCCTGATCGACCGTATCGGAACCGCCACAGGCCAGACGGCAACCGTGTTTTCCTGGGTGCCTGCCGAAAAGGACTTTGTTCGCGTTTCGACCAATATCATCAAGCCGGATGGCCAGCGGGCCGTTGGTACGATGCTGGGGAATGGCAGTGCTGCCTATGGCCCTACCACCTCGGGAACAACATTCCGTGGCGAGGCGGTCATTCTTGGCACCGCCTATATCACCCAATATACGCCGATCTTTAATCCGGGCGGTGATGTGATCGGCATTCTTTATGTCGGTATTGCCAAGGCCGAAGTTGCCGAAGTTGCAACTGCTATCGAGCTTCGTATCGCGATTGCCGGTATTGTCGTTGCCCTGATCGCCGGGGTGTTGCTGGTGGTTCTGTTGCGCTGGCAGCTTGGGCCGCTTCATGTTCTGGGCAATACCATTGCCCGTTTTGTCGACCGCGATTTTTCCGGCGATGTTGCCTATACGATGCGCAAGGATGAAATCGGCGTGATCGCCGATGGTCTTGTCCGCTGGAAGGAAACAGCAGGCCAGATCAAGGAAGCCGAAGAAGCACGCATCACAGCCGAAAAACGTAACGAGGATGAACGCGTTCAGCAACGCAACCGTCTTGCGAAGCAACTTGAGGAATCGGTCGGTCAGATCGTTTCGTCGGTGCGTCAGGCGACCGAGGGCATGATGCGTTCAACCCGCCAGATGCGTGAATCAGCGGATCATTCGGTCCGTCAAAGCAGCCATGTCAGCGAAGCCGCCAATGAGTCGGCCCGCAGTGTCCAGACGGTTGCCGCCGCGACCGAGGAACTTTCGGCATCAATTACCGGCATCGGAAGCCAGGTTGACGAATCGACATCAATTGCGGAGACCGCCGTTACCGAAGCATCGCGGGCCAACGAAATGGTTAGCGGCCTTGCCGAAGCCGCCGAGCGGATTGGCGAAGTCGTCAGTCTGATTAACGATATCGCGGCACAGACCAACCTTCTGGCACTAAACGCCACCATCGAGGCCGCCCGCGCCGGCGAGGCGGGCAAAGGCTTTGCTGTTGTTGCGCAGGAAGTCAAAAACCTTGCCAATCAGACGGCAAAGGCAACCGACGAAATTGCCCAACAGATTGGCGCGATCCAAAGTGAAACCAAACTGACGGTCGAGGCCATTGAAAAAGTGACCCAGACCATCGCGACCATCAACGATATCACCAATGGCATTTCGTCGTCAGTGTCCGAACAGAATGCTGCTGTTGGTGAAATTGCCAATAGCGCCTCGACCGCATCGCGTGGTTCAAGCGAGGTCGTCAGCAATATCGAGGAAATCCATCAGGCCGCCAGCAGCAGCGGTGCTGCCGCAAACGAGCTTGATACAAATGTCGGTGCCTTGTCAGGGCAGATCGAAACCCTGCACAGAACCGTATCCGACTTCCTCAAACAGCTGCGTGCCGGCTAA
- a CDS encoding LrgB family protein has translation MGETDITQLWVYLSTKPLTGLTITLVAYSIGFWLYQKTNRNPVCNPVVIAIALIALLLESTGTPYATYFEGAQFVHFLLGPATVALAVPLFRQMETLKRALPVIIFGVLFGSLVASVSTVVLAWALGASPETLASLAPKSVTTPVAMGIADEIGGVPALTAVCVIATGIVGATLGPMVMNLARLKDWRARGFAMGVAAHGIGTARAFQVNETAGAFSGLAMGLNTLATALTLPFLWHWFFG, from the coding sequence ATGGGCGAGACAGATATCACGCAGCTTTGGGTTTATCTTTCGACCAAGCCGTTGACCGGCCTTACCATTACGCTTGTCGCCTATTCCATCGGGTTCTGGCTGTATCAGAAAACCAACCGTAATCCGGTTTGCAATCCGGTGGTAATCGCCATTGCGTTGATTGCGCTTCTGCTGGAAAGCACGGGTACGCCTTATGCCACCTATTTCGAAGGGGCGCAGTTCGTGCACTTTCTTTTGGGCCCGGCAACGGTCGCCCTTGCCGTGCCGCTATTTCGCCAGATGGAAACACTGAAACGGGCATTGCCGGTGATTATTTTCGGTGTGCTGTTCGGATCGCTGGTTGCGAGTGTCAGCACGGTTGTGCTGGCCTGGGCCCTTGGGGCCAGCCCGGAAACACTGGCGTCCCTGGCACCGAAATCAGTTACGACACCTGTTGCTATGGGTATTGCCGATGAAATTGGCGGTGTCCCGGCCCTGACTGCGGTTTGCGTAATCGCAACCGGCATTGTCGGCGCAACGCTCGGTCCGATGGTGATGAACTTGGCACGATTGAAAGACTGGCGGGCGCGCGGATTTGCCATGGGGGTTGCCGCACACGGGATCGGCACAGCACGGGCGTTTCAGGTCAATGAAACGGCCGGGGCGTTTTCGGGTCTTGCAATGGGGTTAAATACGCTGGCCACCGCGCTCACCCTGCCGTTTCTGTGGCATTGGTTCTTCGGGTGA
- a CDS encoding CidA/LrgA family protein, translating into MIAAFALILVCQLFGEVISELFDLPVPGPVIGLGLLFIGLIVKRHPPKVLTDAADNLLIHFSLLFVPAGVGVVTQLDRLRGDWLPIAAALIFSTLLAMVLTALLMSKLLPKPKASVSDGEAK; encoded by the coding sequence ATGATTGCCGCGTTTGCCCTGATCCTCGTCTGCCAGCTGTTTGGCGAGGTAATATCGGAACTGTTTGACCTGCCGGTCCCCGGCCCGGTGATCGGGCTTGGGCTTTTGTTTATCGGGCTGATTGTCAAACGCCACCCGCCCAAGGTTTTGACAGATGCAGCCGATAACCTTCTGATCCATTTTTCGCTGCTGTTCGTTCCGGCAGGGGTCGGGGTGGTGACACAGCTTGACCGGCTGCGCGGGGACTGGTTGCCGATTGCGGCAGCCCTTATTTTCTCCACCCTGCTTGCCATGGTTCTGACCGCCCTTCTGATGTCGAAACTTCTTCCCAAACCGAAGGCATCCGTTAGCGACGGGGAGGCAAAATAA
- the arsC gene encoding arsenate reductase (glutaredoxin) (This arsenate reductase requires both glutathione and glutaredoxin to convert arsenate to arsenite, after which the efflux transporter formed by ArsA and ArsB can extrude the arsenite from the cell, providing resistance.), whose protein sequence is MMVRIYHNPRCSKSRQTLALIEEQGITPDVIQYLDTPPTPQELNEILGRLGMAPEDILRKKEAKEEGIADLRGDALIEALCAHPRAIERPIVVNGHKAAIGRPPESVLKIL, encoded by the coding sequence ATGATGGTCCGTATCTATCACAATCCGCGCTGTTCCAAGTCGCGCCAGACTCTTGCACTGATTGAGGAGCAGGGGATCACCCCCGACGTGATCCAGTATCTGGATACGCCGCCCACCCCGCAGGAATTAAACGAAATTCTTGGCAGGCTGGGCATGGCCCCAGAAGATATCCTGCGCAAAAAAGAAGCCAAAGAAGAAGGCATTGCCGATCTTCGTGGTGACGCGCTGATCGAAGCCCTTTGTGCCCATCCGCGCGCGATTGAACGCCCGATTGTGGTCAATGGCCACAAGGCCGCCATTGGGCGACCGCCGGAAAGTGTTCTGAAAATTCTTTAG
- a CDS encoding MauE/DoxX family redox-associated membrane protein: MTAQTRKATLYRMVMDEHICPFGLKSRDLLKSEGYAVDDHWLTTRKETDDFQAEHNVDTTPQTFIDGERIGGHDELREYFGKPVNDGNSVTYQPVIAVFGMAALMALGLSWAAFGDFLTVRAVEWFIATSMCILAILKLRDIESFSNMFLGYDLLAQRWVRYAYLYPFGEALAGVLMIVGALMWIGVPVALFIGTIGAISVFKAVYIDKRDLKCACVGGDSNVPLGFISLTENIMMVAMAIWMMVK, from the coding sequence ATGACCGCACAGACACGCAAGGCAACGCTTTACCGGATGGTGATGGACGAGCATATCTGCCCGTTCGGCCTGAAATCGCGCGATCTTTTGAAAAGCGAAGGATACGCCGTCGATGATCACTGGCTGACCACCCGGAAAGAAACCGACGACTTTCAGGCAGAACACAATGTCGATACGACACCGCAGACATTCATTGATGGCGAACGGATCGGTGGCCATGACGAATTGCGGGAATATTTCGGCAAGCCGGTAAATGATGGCAATTCGGTTACCTATCAGCCGGTCATTGCCGTTTTTGGCATGGCAGCCCTTATGGCGCTGGGCCTTAGCTGGGCTGCTTTTGGCGATTTCCTGACCGTTCGGGCAGTTGAATGGTTCATCGCAACGTCGATGTGCATCCTTGCCATCCTGAAGCTTCGGGATATCGAAAGTTTTTCCAACATGTTTCTGGGGTATGACCTGCTGGCACAACGGTGGGTGCGATATGCCTATCTTTACCCGTTTGGTGAAGCACTGGCAGGTGTGCTTATGATTGTTGGCGCGCTTATGTGGATTGGCGTTCCCGTTGCCCTTTTCATCGGGACAATCGGGGCGATATCGGTTTTCAAGGCGGTTTATATCGATAAGCGCGATCTTAAATGTGCCTGTGTCGGCGGGGACAGCAATGTTCCGCTTGGTTTCATTTCACTGACGGAAAACATCATGATGGTCGCGATGGCGATCTGGATGATGGTGAAATAG
- a CDS encoding regulatory protein RecX, with product MKESHENRSDLAPDSQAEKFGGNASFTGKGRAKDKDHNPREPKKPRRVTRDYLMNYATWYLERFAASRARLEKLMRGKIRLSVAEYGTDPQEAEEWMKSVLNTCENAGFINDTAYAKGRARSLLRKGKAMRVIAADLNARGIASHMIDDTITDLRQEADQAAYEDVRGTDPNLAAAAAYARRRRLGPFRRPEQRDEKRDKDLAALARQGFGYDTATRIIDGDLDHLNDLLSMIDGI from the coding sequence ATGAAAGAATCACACGAAAACCGCAGTGATTTAGCGCCTGACAGCCAAGCGGAAAAATTTGGCGGAAACGCCAGTTTTACCGGCAAAGGCAGGGCTAAAGATAAAGACCATAACCCACGCGAACCCAAAAAGCCGCGCCGGGTCACGCGCGACTATCTGATGAATTATGCCACCTGGTATCTGGAACGCTTTGCCGCGTCACGCGCCCGGCTTGAAAAACTGATGCGCGGCAAAATCAGGCTTTCGGTTGCGGAATACGGCACCGACCCGCAGGAAGCCGAAGAATGGATGAAAAGCGTTCTGAACACTTGCGAGAATGCCGGATTTATCAATGACACCGCCTATGCCAAGGGACGAGCAAGGTCACTTCTGCGCAAGGGCAAAGCCATGCGGGTTATCGCCGCCGATCTGAATGCACGCGGCATTGCATCGCACATGATTGATGACACCATCACCGACCTCAGACAGGAAGCCGATCAGGCGGCCTACGAAGATGTCCGGGGTACCGATCCCAACCTTGCCGCCGCCGCGGCCTATGCCCGACGCCGTCGGCTTGGCCCGTTTCGCCGCCCGGAACAGCGCGATGAAAAACGCGACAAGGATCTGGCTGCACTTGCACGACAGGGGTTTGGCTATGACACCGCCACCCGGATCATTGATGGCGATCTGGATCACCTGAACGATCTGCTCTCCATGATTGACGGCATCTGA